GTCCGGAAGCAGTTCGTCCATGATAGCGCAAATGCGCTTCACCGTATCGAGATTGGTCATTTCGCTGGAGCCGCCGATATTATAAACCTCGCCGGGCCGTCCCGATTCGAGCGTCAGCGACAAGGCCCTGCAATGGTCGTCCACATAAAGCCAGTCGCGAACATTCTGCCCCTTGCCGTAAACGGGCAGGGCTTTGCCGGTCGCGCAGTTATGGATCATGAGCGGTAGAAGTTTTTCCGGGAATTGTCGCGGGCCGTAATTGTTAGAGCAGTTGGTGGTCAGCGTCGGGAGGCCGTAGGTTTTGAAATAGGAACGCACGAGATGATCCGACGACGCTTTGGAAGCGGCGTAAGGCGAATTGGGCGCGTAAGGCGTTTGTTCCGTAAAATAACCCTCGGCGCCGAGCGCGCCATAAACTTCGTCCGTGGAGATATGAAGAAAACGGAACGCGTCGCGATCCGCTCCGGAAAGTTGTTTCCAGTAATTTCGCGAAGCGTTCAGCAATTGAAACGTTCCCAGCACGTTGGTCTGAATGAATTCTTCGGGCGAGTCGATGGAACGATCGACATGCGATTCGGCGGCGAAATTAACGACGAAGCGCGGCTGGTATTTTTTTAACAATTCATTCAGCGCAGCTGAATCGCAAATATCGCCCTGATGGAAAATATATCTGGGATCGTTTTCGAGAGAAGCGAGGTTGTCAGGATTCCCGGCATAGGTTAACTTATCCAGGTTGACGACCTTGCAATCGTTATTCTTCAGAAGGGACAGCACAAAGGCGCTGCCTATAAAACCTGAGCCGCCGGTAACGAAATAAGTGTTCATAGGGCTTTGAAAGAATTTCGAAAAATGCGACGGTCAATAAGAGGAACGCAATAAATAATGAAAAAGTATAGAGCTTTGCATGTATGATTGCAAGTCATGGGCGGTGTCGTCGCGCGTGATCCTAGCGAATGATTCTGCTTTGTTTTTCTCTAACAAAACGTCCAGTTTGTGTTGATCTCTTCCTTCCTGAAAATGAGCGACTCTCCTTTATGAACTTGACTGACAGACAGGATACCTCAGACGCTTCCGAATCCTTGATGAATCAAACCTTGCCGCCCTGGCTGATTTTGCTATTGCTGTGCCTGCTGATGGCGGCGATGCGCTATTACACCTTCGACGAACCTTTCGAGAGGGATATCACAACGCAGGCGGTCACAGCGCATGAAATCTTGAACGGGAAGAAAATTTATACCGACATTTTCTCCGACCGTCCTCCTCTGTTGCAGGCGACTTATGCGCTTGGGGAATTGATCGCGGGTTTTGGTCTCTGGCAGATTTATCTCTTGTGGATTGTGCCGTCTATCATCACGCTGATCGGGGTATATTATTGCGCGACGGCACGCAACAATGAGACGTCTACAGGTTTATGGGCGGCGACCTTCTGGGCGGTGATTTCCTGCGACCCCTTCGTGCAGGCGAACCAGCCCAACACGGAAGTGTTCATCAACAGTTGTCTGATTTGGATTCTGGCGCTCATCCTGAGGGATGACGGCAAGGGAAGCGGGCAGGGCAGAGCGGTGGCCATCGGGATTCTTCTCGCTCTCGGCTCGTTATACAAATACCACGTTGTGTTCATGGCTTTGGCTTTGGGTTTTGTTCACGTCGCCTTGCCACCCGGAGGCATTGAGAATCGCGGGCGCGCATTGCGACAACTCGCGACTTCGGCGGGCGTCAGCATCTCGGCCTGGGTCGGTCTGTTTGCGTACTTTTACGCGCTCGGTCGATTCGAAGAGTTCTGGAATGATCTCTTCGTTTACATGGCCCATTACGGCGGCGATTTGTCTTACAATCTGATTCAGGGAGCGTCTCCCAAAAACTTCCTGCCGGATTTCATGTACGGCGAGATTCCCTTGATTGCCGTTTGCGTGATAGGGGCCGGACTGTACTGGAATAAGAAGGTCGACAGAACGGCGGCTTGCCTGATCGCTTACGCCGGGGCGGTGGCCCTGATGGTCGCCATTCCCGGAAAATTCTTTCCGCATTATTACCAGTTCTGGTTGCCCTTACTGACGTTCGGAGGCGCCAAGGCGATCACCGCCATCGCTGATTTGAAAGGGGAGGAGGCGGAGGCTTCTTTAAAGGGGATGGGAGTCGCGTTGGTGATTATTTTGCTCGTTATTCAGGTCCGACATTATTTCATAACCCCTGACAATTGGGCGCGCATGAAATACGGCGATCTGTTTGCGGAAACGCAGAGAGTGGGTAGAGTGATCAATGATGTGTTGAAGCCCGACGAAACTTTTTTCAACTGGGGCATGGACTCGGGGCTTCATTTTTATAGCAGGAAACCTCTCCCCAGCGGCGTTGGCGTCTGGCCTCCGGTATTTTTGATCGGTCCCTTGATAGAACCCTATTCCTTAATATTTAAAGCGGACATGGTTCGCAACAAACCCGAGATGCTGATAGCCGCTCCATACTTTCCACAAACGCATGAAATGTTTCAATGGTTGTTGGAAAGCTACGCCGTGTTTCCTGATAATACTCCGTACGCCCCTTTCAAATTCTATTACCGTAAAGGCGGCGCTCTGGAGCAACGGCTTCGCGCCTCAGGCGCATTCGAGTCACCGGCGAGCAATCCGAGCTAAACTCATTGATAAAACGCCTTGAGCATATTGACGACATGCGTCTGTTGTTGCTCGGTGACCTCGTGCGAGATCGGTAAGGCAAGAACCTGATCGGCGGCGTCCTCGGCATGAGGGAAGTCGCCTTTTTTGTATCCCAGCGAAGCGAAACATTCCTGTAGATGCAGAGGGACGGGGTAATAGATTTCGGAGGCCACGCCGCGTTCGCCAAGAAAGGTTCGCATCGCGTCGCGGTCTTTTGGAATCCGCACCACATACTGATTGTAAGAATGCCCAGGCTCGACGCAGGCGGGCGTGTCAATGCGTTCAGACAACCCGGCCTTGCGGATCATGCTGGTATAACGCGCGGCGTTTTCCTGACGTCGTCGAATCCAGCCGTCCAGATATTTCAATTTTGCGGAAACCACGGCGGCTTGAATCGCGTCGATGCGGAAGTTGCCGCCGACCACCTGATGATAATATTTAGGCTCTGCGCCGTGAACGCGGAGTATGGAAAGCTGTTTGTAGAGGGCCTCGTCCTTGACCGTCACCAGACCGCCGTCGCCAAAACCGCCGAGATTTTTTGTCGGGAAGAAAGAGAAACAGCCGTAGTCGCCCAGCGATCCGGCGGGACGGTTTTGATATTTCGATCCGATCGCCTGTGCGGCGTCTTCAATGACCGTCAGCTTGTGCGCTGATGCCAGCTTGTTGATGGCGTCCATATTGGCGCATTGACCGTATAAATGGACGGGAAGAATTGCTTTCGTCTTTGGCGTGATGCGTTCTTCAATGAGAGCGGGGTCGATGTTGAAGCTGTTCGGTTCGATATCGACAAACACGGGAGTCGCGCCCAGTCTGGCAATCGCTCCCACGGTGGCGAAGAAGGTGAAAGGAGTGGTGATGACTTCATCGCCGGGGCCAACGCCTGCGGCCATCAGGGAAATGATCAGGGCGTCGGTGCCCGATGAGACGCCGACCGCGTGGGGAGTCTCGCAATAACTGGCGACTTGCGATTCCATTTCCTTGACCTTGCCGCCGAGAATGAAATGCCCTGAGCGAATGACGTCGGCCATTTCATTTTCAATATCCGACAGGGTTTCCGGGTAGCTCGCGCCAATATTAAGGAGAGGGACGTGTTTTGTGCGACCGCCGACCACTGTGAGCGTTTCCACCAGGGTTTGCACGGTGCAGGCCTGGGCCGGACAATTTTTAAACAATCCCACATTGACAGCGACGATACCGTCCAGATTGTAGGCCTGATTGGCTGTGATGGAGACGCGGGTATTGATGTTGTTCGACGGGTGAACCATGCATTGGGACATTTCATGGACGGTCAGATTGAGCAGGTTCAATTGTTCCAGCGCCCGGTTCAGGTTGGCTTTTTGCAATTCGGCGTCTTCTCTTTGTTGAATGGAAGCGAGTAAGGCCCCAGCATGGAAAGCAGTGGCCCAAAGCGAGGCGCCTTTCTCCTGGCAGATCTCGAACAAGGGTTCAATGGTTGAAAAATCTCGAGCGGCTTTTGACAAGACGTCAACATGAATTATATATTGCATGGCAAATTATCGAATTGAGAGGGTGGTTGCAGGTCAGGGAGTTGAGCAAAACGCTCAATCGGATTGTTTTTTACAATCAGCGCCTGACTTCATTTGATCTGTATTTTTTGTTTCCGGCGCGAAATAAATTAGCGACAATGGCTTTGATGAATCGTAAGTTTAAAGAATTGGCGGGAAAATGTTTCGCGATCTGAAAACTGAAATCGTCGGGGAAAAGTATATGACTTTGAATCTGCGATTGCAAGCGAGAGAGTCAAACGGCGAATCGCCCGATACACAGGCGTTATGGCGTGGGGATGCGCGCTCTTTTCTGGGTCCTGACGGGCGCGCCCTGCAGGATTTCGCGGCGGTTTTTTGATTGCATCCCATCGCGCCGCGGTTTAGCTTCGCAGGTAGGCAGGATCGGTTTTTCACTGGCAGATACCGGAATCCGCATTGTTTTCAGGATAGAAATTCATGACAACGAACGCCACCCAAAATTCCAACGCCGTTTCAGCAAGTCGGGAAGGGCTGACTTTTTGCAAGCTCTGGAGATTGCTTTCCATCCCCTTCAGTCCGCGCAAGCTGTCTCCCTGGTTTGCAGTCGATTCCATCGCAGAGATTGATATCCAGCGCTTGATAAACGACGGGATTCAGGGGGTCTTGCTCGATGCCGACGGCGTGCTCGCATCGCATCGGAGCCGTGTGTTTCCTGAACCGTCGCTGGCCTTTGTTCGCGAGATGATGACAATGGGACTCCGGGTCGCAATTTACACCAATGCGGATGAAAGCCGTTTTCAGCAGTTTGAGGGGGTTCCCGTGGTGAAAAACGTACCCGCCAAGCCGGATCGAAAGGGATTTGAAATTGCGGCTCGCGAGTATTTGAATGTTCAGGATTTTTCGAGGGTGTGCATGGTGGGCGATAATTTTGTCACCGACGGCGGAGCGGTCGAGGCCGGGATGCGATTTGTGCATGTGAAACCCATCGCCGGGTGCGAAAAGCCGATTCACAGATGGACGCGCCGTCTGGCCTATGAATGCGCGCGGTTGTATTTTCCTGGGAAATTTCGAACTCGTTCCGGGCTTTCCTCATGACGGGTTTACAGTTTTTAGAAAGCGCTGGCCTGCTATGAGCGACGCCGACAAACTCGCGGTCATCATCGTGAACTGGAATTCCGGCGCTTATCTCCGCCAATGTCTGGAGGCTTTAGCGAATCAGTCGCGAACGCCGGACCGGGTTCTGGTGGTGGACAACGCCAGCTCCGACGATTCCGCCTCCAGCCTGCTGGCGAATTTCCCGAAGGTGGAATTTTTATTTCAGAAAGACAATCTGGGTTTTGCCGCCGGAAACAATCTCGCGGTGTCGATGGCGTCTGATTGTCGCTGGGTGGCGTTTTTGAATCCCGACGCATTTCCCGAACCCGACTGGCTTGAAGCTCTGCTTCGCGCGGCGGCGGATCATCCTGAATGTTCGTCATTCGGTAGTCGAATGCGCATGCATGGGACGACTGATTTGTTGGATGGGACGGGCGATGTCTATCATATCAGCGGCATGGCCTGGCGGAGGGACCACGGCGTGGCTGAATCTGCGACCGACCGACAAGCGGGCGAAATTTTTTCGCCCTGCGCGGCGGCGGCCTTGTTTTCGAGAGAAGCGTTTCTTGAGGCAGGAGGCTTCGACGTTTCTTATTTTTGTTATTTTGAAGATGTCGATCTGGGATTTCGTTTACGGCTGGCGGGGCGCCAAAGTTATTACGTGAAAGACGCGATCGTCTCTCATGTCGGTTCGGGAACCACAGCGCGAGACAGCGATTTCGCGGTGTACCACGGCGCTCGCAACCTGGTCTGGACCTACGTCAAGAACATGCCGGGTTATTTGTTCTGGGTTTATCTTCCGCAACATTTAGCGGCGAATATCGCGGCGCTGGTCTGGTATTCCCTGCGAGGTCAGACGGGAACCATCATCAAAGCGAAATGCGACGCTCTCGCGGGTCTGCCGCGTATTTGGAAGGAGCGTCAAGTACAGGCGAAACTCCGCAAGATTTCCATGTCGGAGCTCCGGCGCATGTTGAAGAAAGGCTGGGTTTTGCCCTACTCAAAGGCGAAACGGGGCGTTTAGACCGATTTCTCACTCCTCTTCAAGAGTAACGGAACCGATGTACTGCTCTTTGATTCGTTCGATTTTCTCTCTCACGCGATCAACGCTGTTTTGAGCCACGCGGCGTTCTGAATTTTCTTTCTGGAAGTGCCGGTTGCGGATTTCAAAAGCCTTGGCGAACAGGGGTTCGGCTTTGGCGTAGTCGCCTTTTTTCTCCAGCATGTCGGCAAGATTGTTCAAGGCGATGGCGATGTTGGGATGATCCGGGCCGAAGACTTTTTCGCTGATGATTAAAGCGCGTCGATAGAGCGGAACCGCCAGATCGTATTCTCCCATGTTGGCATAGAGAAGGGCCAGATTGTTCAAGGAAGCGGCGACGTTGGGATGATTCTTGCCAAGGGTTTTTTCGCTGACTTCCAGAGAACGGATTTCCCAAGGCTCGGCTTTTTTCAACTCGCCCTGCGATTCATAAACGCCGGCCAGGTAATTTGCCGAAACGGCGATGTTCGAGTGAAACGGCCCCAGCTTGTTTTCCCGCATTTTCAACGAATGCAGGTGTAGCGCTTCGGCTTTTTGAAATTCCCCGAGATACGAATAGATCAAACCGTGATTGTCCAGAGAAGCGGCGACTTTCAAATGGTCGGCTCCCAGACTGGACTCCAGAATTTTCAAGGAATCCCTGAACAGCGTTCGCGCTTCCTTGTAATTTCCCAAAGCGGCCTGAACCAGCGCCAGATTATTGAGTGAAACTCCCAGATTGGGGTGGTCGGATTGAAGTTCTACTTTTCTTATTTCGACGCCTTTCAAGGCGGGAGCGAGCGCTTCTTCAAATTTACCCTGTTGGTACAACTCGATCACCTGGCGATTGTAAGGTTCTCCACTGTCAAAGGTCTGGGCAAATGCGGATGGGATGGAAGCGGTCAACAACAGGCCAGACAGCAGGGCAATAGAGCAGAATCGAATGGGTGAAGAAAATAGCATGGCAGGAATTCCTCTCAGGCGCTTACGGGTTAATTACGCAGGACCGGGTCGGGGTTGACCCAAGGCTATTCTACATCTTAAAGCTCATTTATTTCAACCACTGAGCCTAAAAAAAGCGCTTTATTGGGCTAAATTTTTCAACAGATGATCAAGGGTTGCATCCATTTCGGGAATGGAGTTGACGGCGCGCGCCTGCTCCAGATAATTGCGCGCTTGTTCCTTGAATTTTCCCTGATTTTCGGGGCGAGACAATAGTTTTCCGAGGTTGTAATTGGCGGCAAAATCCTTGGAGTCGATCCGCAGGGCGTCTTTGAATGCCTTGGCGGCTTCGTCGAATTGTTCGGATTTGATAAAATGCAGTCCGAGTTCGTTGAACAATTCCAGTTGAAGCGCAGGCGTCTTGTTCAATTGGGCAATGAATCTCCGAGCGATAGCGTCGTTGCCGAGGGCGATGTGGATGCGCGCGCGCAGATTGTGGGACTGGGAGTCTTCAGGATATTTCTTTTGAAACTCGATCAGGAGTTGATCCGCTAACTGCCAGTGTTGAAGATGGAAACGCACATCGGCGATATAAAGTGGAAGGTGGCTGGGCGGAGCGTAACCCCAGCGATAATTCCTGTAGCGTTCTTCCGCCTTTAAAAAATAGTCCAGCGCCGGGGAGTATTGTTGCTGGTTGGCGTATTGCGTCCCGAGATTGTAATAACTGAGCGGATTGGTGGGATCGAGATCGATCGCTTTTTCGAATTCCTGACGCGCTCGATTGATGTCCTGACGGGATTGATAGATCAGGCCGAGATTGGCGCGCGCTTGCGAAAGGTAGAAAGGCGTTGTTTTGGCAATGGAGAGTTTGTTGAAAACGACATAGGCGTTTTCATAATCGTCTTGCTTCAAATAAAAATGCCCGAGATTGTGCAAGGCTCTGGGCTTCCCCGGCGCTTTGTCCAGCACGTCCTGCCAGAGCGAGGCTTGCGACCTGTAGACCAGATTTCTTTCGACGGTTAACGCTGAAAACAGGATAGGAAGTGTGAGCAGGAAGGCCCAGCGCAGGGCGCGACCTCGATTCGCGAACATTCGCTCGAATGCGGCGCCGCACAGGTAAAGAAGGGTTGCGAGAACCAGGGACGCTCCAAAACCTGCTGTGTATAAATTGCGTTCGCTCAGCAAGTCGAGTCGCGGCAGGAAGGAATGGGTCGGCGCCATCGCTAATAGAATCCAGGCAATTCCAAAGGGGATGATCTTCAAGTGAGGGCGCTCCGTGATCTGCGCGCGAGTCGTAATCCATGCCGACGCAATCAAAACGATCAGTAGCAGGCTCCATTGATAGGAACGGGCGAACCATGTTTCAGGGAAGGCATGATCGAAACTCAGGTTGATGGGAAGCAGTAAGAGTTTGAAGGCGTAGCCGATAACGGGAATTTGCCTGAGAGCGTAAGCCGGGTCCATCTGTTTCGACCATTTGGCAATGAATTCTGCCAGTTCCGGCGAAGCGGTCAGAGCCAGAAACCCGAGCAGAGGGACGGGCGCGTAGACCCAGATCAGTCTCTCTCTAAACGGTCTCCAGTTCGGTCCGCGCATGAATGCGACGTCGAAAATGAAAATGCCGATAGGCAGGAAAATGGCGGTTTCCTTGGACAGCATCGCTGAAACAAAAAAGACGAAAGATAAAAAATAACAGGCCCACAGGGTTTGCCGGCGCGAGCTTCGCAGGTTGGCTTTGGCAATACACAGGACGCTCAGAAAGCAGAAGAGACCGGACAGACTGTTGCCGCGTCCGGAAATGTATGCGACCGCTTCGGTGTTGAGAGGGTGGAGCGCGAACAGGATCGCCGCCAAAGCGGCGATGGTTTGCGCCGCGCCTAGCCCGAGAAGCGTTCCTTTGCCGATAGCGAGCCGCGTCAGAAAAAATACGACGATCGAGGCGAGTGCGTGAATGAGCGTGTTGACTAAATGGTAACCTTGCGGGTTGGTTCCGTCGGCCTGGTAGTTGAGCCAGAAGGTCAGATAGAAAACATGTCGATAACGCAGAGGGAAGGGTTCTGTATAGACTTCACCCTGGTTTTCTACTTTATCGAAGACGACGTTGAAGTCGTCATAATTGAAGGGGGCGTTCCAGGTGTTGGCGTAAACGCCGACGACTAATAAAAACAGAGCAAGCAGAAAAATCCGGGAAGAGCCTGTCGCATGAGCTTGCGCTTCATTTTCCATTTCGCTTTTTGTTTTCCGCAAACCGCAGACTCAACACCAGAACGAGAACAGACAAGGTGATGAATGCGAGGTATTTGGGAACC
This window of the Candidatus Nitrohelix vancouverensis genome carries:
- a CDS encoding DegT/DnrJ/EryC1/StrS family aminotransferase, with product MADVIRSGHFILGGKVKEMESQVASYCETPHAVGVSSGTDALIISLMAAGVGPGDEVITTPFTFFATVGAIARLGATPVFVDIEPNSFNIDPALIEERITPKTKAILPVHLYGQCANMDAINKLASAHKLTVIEDAAQAIGSKYQNRPAGSLGDYGCFSFFPTKNLGGFGDGGLVTVKDEALYKQLSILRVHGAEPKYYHQVVGGNFRIDAIQAAVVSAKLKYLDGWIRRRQENAARYTSMIRKAGLSERIDTPACVEPGHSYNQYVVRIPKDRDAMRTFLGERGVASEIYYPVPLHLQECFASLGYKKGDFPHAEDAADQVLALPISHEVTEQQQTHVVNMLKAFYQ
- a CDS encoding tetratricopeptide repeat protein → MENEAQAHATGSSRIFLLALFLLVVGVYANTWNAPFNYDDFNVVFDKVENQGEVYTEPFPLRYRHVFYLTFWLNYQADGTNPQGYHLVNTLIHALASIVVFFLTRLAIGKGTLLGLGAAQTIAALAAILFALHPLNTEAVAYISGRGNSLSGLFCFLSVLCIAKANLRSSRRQTLWACYFLSFVFFVSAMLSKETAIFLPIGIFIFDVAFMRGPNWRPFRERLIWVYAPVPLLGFLALTASPELAEFIAKWSKQMDPAYALRQIPVIGYAFKLLLLPINLSFDHAFPETWFARSYQWSLLLIVLIASAWITTRAQITERPHLKIIPFGIAWILLAMAPTHSFLPRLDLLSERNLYTAGFGASLVLATLLYLCGAAFERMFANRGRALRWAFLLTLPILFSALTVERNLVYRSQASLWQDVLDKAPGKPRALHNLGHFYLKQDDYENAYVVFNKLSIAKTTPFYLSQARANLGLIYQSRQDINRARQEFEKAIDLDPTNPLSYYNLGTQYANQQQYSPALDYFLKAEERYRNYRWGYAPPSHLPLYIADVRFHLQHWQLADQLLIEFQKKYPEDSQSHNLRARIHIALGNDAIARRFIAQLNKTPALQLELFNELGLHFIKSEQFDEAAKAFKDALRIDSKDFAANYNLGKLLSRPENQGKFKEQARNYLEQARAVNSIPEMDATLDHLLKNLAQ
- a CDS encoding glycosyltransferase family 2 protein, which encodes MSDADKLAVIIVNWNSGAYLRQCLEALANQSRTPDRVLVVDNASSDDSASSLLANFPKVEFLFQKDNLGFAAGNNLAVSMASDCRWVAFLNPDAFPEPDWLEALLRAAADHPECSSFGSRMRMHGTTDLLDGTGDVYHISGMAWRRDHGVAESATDRQAGEIFSPCAAAALFSREAFLEAGGFDVSYFCYFEDVDLGFRLRLAGRQSYYVKDAIVSHVGSGTTARDSDFAVYHGARNLVWTYVKNMPGYLFWVYLPQHLAANIAALVWYSLRGQTGTIIKAKCDALAGLPRIWKERQVQAKLRKISMSELRRMLKKGWVLPYSKAKRGV
- a CDS encoding HAD family hydrolase: MTTNATQNSNAVSASREGLTFCKLWRLLSIPFSPRKLSPWFAVDSIAEIDIQRLINDGIQGVLLDADGVLASHRSRVFPEPSLAFVREMMTMGLRVAIYTNADESRFQQFEGVPVVKNVPAKPDRKGFEIAAREYLNVQDFSRVCMVGDNFVTDGGAVEAGMRFVHVKPIAGCEKPIHRWTRRLAYECARLYFPGKFRTRSGLSS
- the rfbB gene encoding dTDP-glucose 4,6-dehydratase encodes the protein MNTYFVTGGSGFIGSAFVLSLLKNNDCKVVNLDKLTYAGNPDNLASLENDPRYIFHQGDICDSAALNELLKKYQPRFVVNFAAESHVDRSIDSPEEFIQTNVLGTFQLLNASRNYWKQLSGADRDAFRFLHISTDEVYGALGAEGYFTEQTPYAPNSPYAASKASSDHLVRSYFKTYGLPTLTTNCSNNYGPRQFPEKLLPLMIHNCATGKALPVYGKGQNVRDWLYVDDHCRALSLTLESGRPGEVYNIGGSSEMTNLDTVKRICAIMDELLPDSPHAPHESLITFVSDRPGHDLRYAIDASKIKTELGWEPIEDFESGLRKTVQWYLDNPEWVARALSGEYRGERLGLNSQVSG
- a CDS encoding tetratricopeptide repeat protein; this encodes MLFSSPIRFCSIALLSGLLLTASIPSAFAQTFDSGEPYNRQVIELYQQGKFEEALAPALKGVEIRKVELQSDHPNLGVSLNNLALVQAALGNYKEARTLFRDSLKILESSLGADHLKVAASLDNHGLIYSYLGEFQKAEALHLHSLKMRENKLGPFHSNIAVSANYLAGVYESQGELKKAEPWEIRSLEVSEKTLGKNHPNVAASLNNLALLYANMGEYDLAVPLYRRALIISEKVFGPDHPNIAIALNNLADMLEKKGDYAKAEPLFAKAFEIRNRHFQKENSERRVAQNSVDRVREKIERIKEQYIGSVTLEEE